In Sparus aurata chromosome 2, fSpaAur1.1, whole genome shotgun sequence, a single genomic region encodes these proteins:
- the LOC115596718 gene encoding mitochondrial uncoupling protein 2-like isoform X1 produces MVGLTTADVAPTAGVKVFSAGAAGCVADLVTFPLDTAKVRLQIQGECRPSLEVQKNRYRGVFGTIYTMVKTEGPRSLYSGLVAGLHRQMGFASVRIGLYDTMKQFYSRGSESAGLGTRLLAGCTTGAMAVTFAQPTDVVKVRFQAQSRLPESGSVKRYSGTMDAYRTIARDEGVKGLWKGCLPNIARNAIVNCSELVTYDIIKELILKNDLMTDNMPCHFTAAFAAGFCTTIVASPVDVVKTRYMNSVPGQYSGAMNCAVTMLLNEGTTAFYKGFMPAFLRLGSWNIVMFVSYEQIKRAVVRFQL; encoded by the exons ATGGTTGGTTTAACAACTGCAGATGTGGCCCCAACAGCTGGTGTCAAGGTCTTTTCAGCCGGAGCAGCCGGCTGTGTGGCCGATCTGGTCACTTTCCCTCTGGACACCGCCAAAGTCAGACTGCAG ATCCAAGGTGAATGCAGACCCTCACTGGAGGTCCAGAAGAACAGGTACAGAGGTGTGTTTGGTACCATCTACACTATGGTGAAGACGGAGGGCCCGAGGAGTCTGTACAGCGGACTGGTGGCCGGACTGCACAGACAGATGGGCTTCGCCTCCGTCCGCATCGGCCTGTATGACACCATGAAGCAGTTCTACAGCAGAGGGTCAGAGA GTGCAGGTCTCGGGACTCGGCTCTTGGCGGGCTGCACCACGGGGGCCATGGCGGTGACTTTCGCTCAGCCCACCGATGTGGTAAAAGTCAGGTTCCAGGCTCAGAGCCGCCTGCCTGAGAGCGGCTCTGTGAAGAGGTACAGCGGCACAATGGATGCTTATAGGACCATCGCCAGGGACGAGGGTGTTAAAGGGCTCTGGAAAG GCTGTCTGCCAAACATAGCTCGCAATGCCATTGTAAACTGCTCCGAGCTGGTGACATATGACATCATCAAGGAGCTCATCCTGAAGAATGACCTGATGACAG ACAACATGCCGTGTCACTTCACTGCAGCCTTCGCAGCAGGTTTCTGCACCACCATCGTGGCTTCTCCAGTGGACGTGGTTAAAACACGCTATATGAATTCAGTGCCAGGGCAGTACAGCGGTGCTATGAACTGTGCAGTAACCATGCTGCTTAATGAGGGGACCACAGCTTTCTATAAAGG attcaTGCCGGCGTTTCTTCGTCTGGGCTCCTGGAACATTGTGATGTTTGTGAGCTACGAACAGATTAAAAGAGCCGTGGTCAGATTTCAGCTCTGA
- the LOC115596718 gene encoding mitochondrial uncoupling protein 2-like isoform X2 codes for MVGLTTADVAPTAGVKVFSAGAAGCVADLVTFPLDTAKVRLQIQGECRPSLEVQKNRYRGAGLGTRLLAGCTTGAMAVTFAQPTDVVKVRFQAQSRLPESGSVKRYSGTMDAYRTIARDEGVKGLWKGCLPNIARNAIVNCSELVTYDIIKELILKNDLMTDNMPCHFTAAFAAGFCTTIVASPVDVVKTRYMNSVPGQYSGAMNCAVTMLLNEGTTAFYKGFMPAFLRLGSWNIVMFVSYEQIKRAVVRFQL; via the exons ATGGTTGGTTTAACAACTGCAGATGTGGCCCCAACAGCTGGTGTCAAGGTCTTTTCAGCCGGAGCAGCCGGCTGTGTGGCCGATCTGGTCACTTTCCCTCTGGACACCGCCAAAGTCAGACTGCAG ATCCAAGGTGAATGCAGACCCTCACTGGAGGTCCAGAAGAACAGGTACAGAG GTGCAGGTCTCGGGACTCGGCTCTTGGCGGGCTGCACCACGGGGGCCATGGCGGTGACTTTCGCTCAGCCCACCGATGTGGTAAAAGTCAGGTTCCAGGCTCAGAGCCGCCTGCCTGAGAGCGGCTCTGTGAAGAGGTACAGCGGCACAATGGATGCTTATAGGACCATCGCCAGGGACGAGGGTGTTAAAGGGCTCTGGAAAG GCTGTCTGCCAAACATAGCTCGCAATGCCATTGTAAACTGCTCCGAGCTGGTGACATATGACATCATCAAGGAGCTCATCCTGAAGAATGACCTGATGACAG ACAACATGCCGTGTCACTTCACTGCAGCCTTCGCAGCAGGTTTCTGCACCACCATCGTGGCTTCTCCAGTGGACGTGGTTAAAACACGCTATATGAATTCAGTGCCAGGGCAGTACAGCGGTGCTATGAACTGTGCAGTAACCATGCTGCTTAATGAGGGGACCACAGCTTTCTATAAAGG attcaTGCCGGCGTTTCTTCGTCTGGGCTCCTGGAACATTGTGATGTTTGTGAGCTACGAACAGATTAAAAGAGCCGTGGTCAGATTTCAGCTCTGA
- the LOC115595872 gene encoding uncharacterized protein LOC115595872, with amino-acid sequence MSLSLQFGALRTRELRELLEDEDKISLIIRRSEKVQRLQRAVEKMLLSNQKLAKVSLSQKPQFRDAKLLLAMRYKELDKLRSIIQAKQEQLAEKHSVHGAQWCLLRRINHVEEECELLFQRFSERKMPLADFLDSFLSSRKLQHVRLVLVKKLQEMIEHESTQSLSEIHPDLQNSCLPICSVTTAVFSPACCLPPLLLPLGAHVNSVGQCLQSLSFFHDYNESLRAGVHGRGHKWPTRPVRLQPLKVQQRRHQQAPQ; translated from the exons ATGTCTCTGTCGCTGCAGTTTGGAGCTCTGAGGACCAGAGAGCTGCGAGAGCTGCTGGAGGACGAAGACAAGATCAGTCTGATCATCAGGCGCAGCGAGAAG GTTCAGCGGCTGCAGAGGGCTGTAGAGAAGATGCTGCTCTCAAATCAAAAACTGGCAAAAGTCAGTCTTTCTCAAAAACCCCAATTCAGAGATGCGAAGCTGCTGCTCGCGATGAGGTACAAGGAACTGGACAAACTGAGGAGCATCATCCAGGCcaagcaggagcagcttg cagagaaacacagtGTGCATGGTGCTCAGTGGTGTCTCCTGAGGAGGATCAACCATGTAGAGGAGGAGTGTGAG ctgctgtttcaGAGGTTTTCCGAGAGGAAGATGCCACTGGCAGACTTCCTGGATTCATTTCTCAGCTCAAGGAAACTCCAACACGTCCGACTGGTCCTGGTGAAGAAACTCCAGGAAATGATCGAGCATGAATCAACACAAAGTCTCAGTGAGATTCACCCTGACTTGCAGAACTCCTGCCTCCCAATCTGCAGTGTGACCACAGCTGTCTTCTCACCTGCCTGCTGCCTCcctccgctcctgctgcccttGGGTGCTCATGTAAACAGTGTCGGACAGTGTCTGCAGAGTTTATCATTTTTTCATGACTACAATGAGTCTCTGCGTGCAGGAGTGCACGGACGAGGCCACAAATGGCCAACGAGACCCGTCCGACTTCAGCCGCTGAAGGTGCAGCAGAGGAGGCATCAACAAGCACCACAGTGA
- the camkk1b gene encoding calcium/calmodulin-dependent protein kinase kinase 1b isoform X1 encodes MWPRLILKTSDAEPRLCSSCSESPALRHRGLSPPERTACRLTTTALNTGHLHRRSDASSGASTNLKCETEPTNTMSIDTACRPELDSEHNGELADLVAAMNVAANRITPPNGHRPGPPRATGSNRARLSDRKMSLQDNRSRIARQPTIETKRVSITDADDCVQLNQYRLNKEIGKGSYGVVKLAYNEDSEQYYAMKVVSKKKLMKQCGFFRRPPPQGSQQDLFPKATLPLEKVYKEIAILKKLDHHNVVKLVEVLDDPHEDGLHMAFELVTKGPVMEVPTDEPFTEEQARFYFRDVVLGMEYLHYHKIIHRDIKPSNLLLGDDGHIKIADFGVSNEFEGTDALLSSTAGTPAFMAPEMMTEHENCFSGKALDVWAMGVTLYCFVIGKCPFYDEYIVSLHNKIKKEPVEFPDTPVITDELKELIVKMLDKNPETRITIPEIKLHPWVTENGSNHLPLEEEHCSAVEVTEEEVLNSVKLITSISTVILVKSMLRKRSFSNPFECQGRRAERSMSAPGGLLMGSWGLLGSTLHPSLRNVSREGSRDGELEDLYEDEAFAECTE; translated from the exons ATGTGGCCTCGGTTAATCCTTAAGACGAGCGACGCAGAGCCGCGTCTCTGCTCATCCTGCAGTGAAAGTCCTGCGCTGAGACACAGAGGACTTTCTCCTCCTGAGAGGACAGCATGCAGATTAACCACAACGGCCCTCAACACAGGACACCTCCACCGT CGCAGTGATGCCTCCTCTGGTGCGTCTACCAATCTGAAGTGTGAAACAGAACCAACCAACACCATGAGCATCGACACCGCCTGCAGGCCGGAGCTGGACTCGGAGCACAACGGCGAGCTGGCCGACCTGGTGGCAGCCATGAACGTGGCCGCCAACCGAATTACACCGCCTAATGGCCACAGGCCCGGCCCCCCGAGGGCCACCGGCTCTAACAGGGCCCGACTGTCGGACCGGAAGATGTCCCTGCAGGACAATCGGAGCCGCATAGCCCGACAGCCCACCATTGAGACCAAACGTGTGTCCATCACAGACGCTGAT GATTGTGTCCAGCTCAACCAGTATAGATTAAATAAAGAGATTGGAAAG GGTTCATACGGAGTGGTGAAGCTGGCTTACAATGAAGACTCTGAACAGTACTAT GCGATGAAAGTCGTTTCaaagaagaagctgatgaagcAGTGTGGATTTTTCC GCCGCCCGCCTCCTCAAGGGTCACAGCAGGATCTGTTCCCTAAAGCCACGTTGCCTCTGGAGAAGGTGTACAAGGAGATCGCCATCCTGAAGAAGCTGGACCATCATAATGTTGTGAAGCTAGTGGAG GTGCTCGATGATCCTCATGAAGACGGACTCCACATGG CCTTCGAACTGGTGACAAAAGg CCCGGTGATGGAGGTGCCTACAGACGAGCCTTTCACAGAGGAGCAGGCTCGCTTTTACTTCAGAGACGTCGTCCTGGGAATGGAGTACT TGCACTATCACAAGATCATCCACAGGGACATCAAACCCTCCAACCTGCTGCTGGGGGACGATGGTCACATCAAAATCGCAGACTTCGGAGTGAGCAACGAGTTCGAGGGGACGGACGCCCTCCTGTCGAGCACGGCGGGGACGCCGGCCTTCATGGCTCCAGAGATGATGACTGAGCACGAGAACTGCTTCAGCGGAAAG GCGTTAGACGTGTGGGCGATGGGAGTCACGCTGTACTGTTTCGTCATTGGGAAG TGCCCTTTTTATGACGAGTACATCGTCTCTCTGCACAACAAGATCAAGAAGGAACCTGTGGAGTTTCCAGACAC GCCTGTGATAACTGATGAACTGAAGGAGCTCATTGTGAAGATGCTGGATAAAAACCCTGAAACAAGAATCACCATCCCTGAAATTAAG CTCCATCCGTGGGTGACGGAGAACGGCTCCAATCATCTTCCCCTGGAGGAGGAGCACTGCTCGGCGGTGGAGGTcactgaggaggaggtgctgaACAGCGTCAAACTCATCACCAGCATTTCCACTGTG ATTCTGGTGAAGTCCATGCTGAGGAAGCGCTCTTTCAGTAATCCGTTTGAGTGTCAGGGCAGACGGGCGGAGAGGTCCATGTCTGCCCCTGGAGGTCTTCTTAT GGGCTCTTGGGGCTTATTGGGGTCTACGCTTCATCCCTCCCTGAG GAATGTAAGCCGAGAGGGGAGTAGAGATGGAGAGCTGGAGGACTTGTATGAAGATGAAGCATTTGCAGAGTGTACAGAATAA
- the camkk1b gene encoding calcium/calmodulin-dependent protein kinase kinase 1b isoform X2: MWPRLILKTSDAEPRLCSSCSESPALRHRGLSPPERTACRLTTTALNTGHLHRRSDASSGASTNLKCETEPTNTMSIDTACRPELDSEHNGELADLVAAMNVAANRITPPNGHRPGPPRATGSNRARLSDRKMSLQDNRSRIARQPTIETKRVSITDADDCVQLNQYRLNKEIGKGSYGVVKLAYNEDSEQYYAMKVVSKKKLMKQCGFFRRPPPQGSQQDLFPKATLPLEKVYKEIAILKKLDHHNVVKLVEVLDDPHEDGLHMAFELVTKGPVMEVPTDEPFTEEQARFYFRDVVLGMEYLHYHKIIHRDIKPSNLLLGDDGHIKIADFGVSNEFEGTDALLSSTAGTPAFMAPEMMTEHENCFSGKALDVWAMGVTLYCFVIGKCPFYDEYIVSLHNKIKKEPVEFPDTPVITDELKELIVKMLDKNPETRITIPEIKLHPWVTENGSNHLPLEEEHCSAVEVTEEEVLNSVKLITSISTVILVKSMLRKRSFSNPFECQGRRAERSMSAPGGLLMNVSREGSRDGELEDLYEDEAFAECTE; encoded by the exons ATGTGGCCTCGGTTAATCCTTAAGACGAGCGACGCAGAGCCGCGTCTCTGCTCATCCTGCAGTGAAAGTCCTGCGCTGAGACACAGAGGACTTTCTCCTCCTGAGAGGACAGCATGCAGATTAACCACAACGGCCCTCAACACAGGACACCTCCACCGT CGCAGTGATGCCTCCTCTGGTGCGTCTACCAATCTGAAGTGTGAAACAGAACCAACCAACACCATGAGCATCGACACCGCCTGCAGGCCGGAGCTGGACTCGGAGCACAACGGCGAGCTGGCCGACCTGGTGGCAGCCATGAACGTGGCCGCCAACCGAATTACACCGCCTAATGGCCACAGGCCCGGCCCCCCGAGGGCCACCGGCTCTAACAGGGCCCGACTGTCGGACCGGAAGATGTCCCTGCAGGACAATCGGAGCCGCATAGCCCGACAGCCCACCATTGAGACCAAACGTGTGTCCATCACAGACGCTGAT GATTGTGTCCAGCTCAACCAGTATAGATTAAATAAAGAGATTGGAAAG GGTTCATACGGAGTGGTGAAGCTGGCTTACAATGAAGACTCTGAACAGTACTAT GCGATGAAAGTCGTTTCaaagaagaagctgatgaagcAGTGTGGATTTTTCC GCCGCCCGCCTCCTCAAGGGTCACAGCAGGATCTGTTCCCTAAAGCCACGTTGCCTCTGGAGAAGGTGTACAAGGAGATCGCCATCCTGAAGAAGCTGGACCATCATAATGTTGTGAAGCTAGTGGAG GTGCTCGATGATCCTCATGAAGACGGACTCCACATGG CCTTCGAACTGGTGACAAAAGg CCCGGTGATGGAGGTGCCTACAGACGAGCCTTTCACAGAGGAGCAGGCTCGCTTTTACTTCAGAGACGTCGTCCTGGGAATGGAGTACT TGCACTATCACAAGATCATCCACAGGGACATCAAACCCTCCAACCTGCTGCTGGGGGACGATGGTCACATCAAAATCGCAGACTTCGGAGTGAGCAACGAGTTCGAGGGGACGGACGCCCTCCTGTCGAGCACGGCGGGGACGCCGGCCTTCATGGCTCCAGAGATGATGACTGAGCACGAGAACTGCTTCAGCGGAAAG GCGTTAGACGTGTGGGCGATGGGAGTCACGCTGTACTGTTTCGTCATTGGGAAG TGCCCTTTTTATGACGAGTACATCGTCTCTCTGCACAACAAGATCAAGAAGGAACCTGTGGAGTTTCCAGACAC GCCTGTGATAACTGATGAACTGAAGGAGCTCATTGTGAAGATGCTGGATAAAAACCCTGAAACAAGAATCACCATCCCTGAAATTAAG CTCCATCCGTGGGTGACGGAGAACGGCTCCAATCATCTTCCCCTGGAGGAGGAGCACTGCTCGGCGGTGGAGGTcactgaggaggaggtgctgaACAGCGTCAAACTCATCACCAGCATTTCCACTGTG ATTCTGGTGAAGTCCATGCTGAGGAAGCGCTCTTTCAGTAATCCGTTTGAGTGTCAGGGCAGACGGGCGGAGAGGTCCATGTCTGCCCCTGGAGGTCTTCTTAT GAATGTAAGCCGAGAGGGGAGTAGAGATGGAGAGCTGGAGGACTTGTATGAAGATGAAGCATTTGCAGAGTGTACAGAATAA
- the ywhag2 gene encoding 14-3-3 protein gamma-B: protein MVDREQLVQKARLAEQAERYDDMAAAMKSVTELNEALSNEERNLLSVAYKNVVGARRSSWRVISSIEQKTSADGNEKKIEMVRAYREKIEKELEAVCQDVLNLLDNFLIKNCSETQHESKVFYLKMKGDYYRYLAEVATGEKRATVVESSEKAYNEAHEISKEHMQPTHPIRLGLALNYSVFYYEIQNAPEQACHLAKTAFDDAIAELDTLNEDSYKDSTLIMQLLRDNLTLWTSDQQDDEGGEGNN from the exons ATGGTTGATCGCGAGCAGCTGGTGCAGAAAGCCAGGCTGGCTGAACAGGCTGAGAGATATGATGACATGGCAGCAGCTATGAAATCG GTAACAGAGCTGAACGAGGCCCTGTCCAATGAGGAGAGGAACCTCCTGTCCGTTGCCTACAAGAACGTGGTGGGGGCCCGTCGCTCCTCCTGGAGGGTGATCTCCAGCATTGAGCAGAAGACCTCGGCCGACGGCAATGAGAAGAAGATTGAGATGGTCAGGGCCTACCGGGAGAAGATTGAGAAGGAGCTGGAGGCCGTGTGCCAGGATGTGCTCAATCTTCTGGACAACTTCCTGATCAAGAATTGCAGCGAGACGCAGCACGAGAGCAAGGTGTTCTACCTGAAGATGAAGGGCGACTACTACCGGTACCTGGCCGAGGTGGCCACGGGGGAGAAGAGGGCCACGGTGGTGGAGTCGTCGGAGAAGGCCTACAACGAGGCCCACGAGATCAGCAAGGAGCACATGCAGCCCACCCACCCCATCCGCCTGGGCTTAGCTCTCAACTACTCTGTGTTTTACTACGAGATCCAGAACGCCCCGGAGCAGGCCTGTCATCTGGCCAAGACCGCCTTCGACGACGCTATCGCCGAGCTCGACACCCTCAACGAGGACTCCTACAAAGACTCCACTCTCATCATGCAGCTGCTCCGAGACAACTTGACACTGTGGACAAGTGACCAGCAGGATGACGAGGGAGGGGAGGGCAACAATTAA